A single window of Arthrobacter crystallopoietes DNA harbors:
- a CDS encoding Rieske 2Fe-2S domain-containing protein, protein MLTSEQNVLLTQTGPETPMGRLFRRYWFPALLAEELPEADCPPVRVQLLGEKLIAFRDTSGRLGLLDEFCAHRTASLYFGRNEENGLRCAYHGWKYDVEGNLTDMPSEPEDSKFKCRIKQKSYPLVERGGVLWAYMGPAGHMPELPELEWALLGEGQRFISKRLQETNYLQAMEGGIDSSHVSFAHRFNLDDDPMHSGTAGNDYIKADTRPKFEVAESNGGLLIGARRNANEEEFYWRITQWIMPFYTIIPPFGTHNPMGGHAWVPIDDTTCWAWSWNYHPTRDLREDELEQMRNGDGIHAKYIPGTYRTLANKSNDYLMDREAQKQNKTFSGIEGIAAQDFSLQESMGDIADRTKERLGTSDAAIILARRRLLAAVDSMEDEALPGIDTTDQRVRSTSMLLPKDIPFYEGANQAIQVVPGTDFVSI, encoded by the coding sequence GTGCTCACTTCAGAACAGAACGTTTTGCTGACCCAGACCGGACCGGAAACGCCCATGGGGCGGTTGTTCCGGCGGTACTGGTTCCCTGCGCTCCTTGCCGAGGAGCTGCCCGAAGCGGATTGCCCCCCGGTGCGCGTCCAGCTTCTGGGCGAGAAGCTCATAGCGTTCCGTGATACCTCCGGCCGGCTGGGCCTTCTGGACGAGTTCTGCGCTCACAGGACGGCTTCCCTCTACTTTGGACGCAACGAGGAGAACGGCCTGCGGTGCGCCTACCACGGGTGGAAGTACGACGTAGAGGGCAACCTGACGGACATGCCCTCGGAGCCGGAAGACTCCAAGTTCAAGTGCCGGATCAAGCAGAAGTCGTACCCCTTGGTGGAACGGGGCGGCGTGCTGTGGGCATACATGGGACCTGCCGGGCACATGCCCGAGCTCCCGGAACTCGAGTGGGCCCTGCTCGGCGAGGGGCAGCGGTTCATTTCCAAGCGCCTCCAGGAAACCAACTACCTCCAGGCCATGGAGGGAGGCATCGACTCCAGCCACGTTTCATTCGCCCACCGTTTCAACCTGGACGATGACCCCATGCACTCCGGCACCGCCGGCAACGACTACATCAAGGCCGACACCCGCCCGAAATTCGAGGTCGCCGAAAGCAACGGCGGGCTGCTGATCGGCGCCCGCCGCAACGCGAACGAGGAAGAGTTCTACTGGCGCATCACGCAGTGGATTATGCCCTTCTACACGATCATTCCCCCCTTCGGCACACACAACCCCATGGGCGGCCACGCCTGGGTCCCGATCGATGACACCACATGCTGGGCCTGGTCGTGGAACTACCACCCGACCCGGGACCTGAGGGAGGACGAACTCGAGCAGATGCGCAACGGCGACGGCATCCACGCCAAGTACATCCCGGGAACGTACCGGACCCTGGCCAACAAGAGCAACGACTACCTCATGGACCGGGAGGCCCAGAAGCAAAACAAAACGTTCTCCGGCATTGAGGGCATCGCCGCGCAGGACTTCTCCCTTCAGGAGAGCATGGGCGACATCGCGGACCGCACCAAGGAGCGGCTGGGCACGTCGGACGCTGCCATCATCCTGGCCCGGCGACGCCTGCTCGCAGCAGTGGACAGCATGGAAGACGAGGCCCTCCCGGGTATCGATACCACGGACCAGCGTGTCCGCTCAACGTCGATGCTGCTGCCCAAAGACATCCCGTTCTACGAAGGTGCCAACCAGGCCATCCAAGTGGTCCCCGGCACCGACTTCGTTTCCATCTAG
- a CDS encoding zinc-dependent alcohol dehydrogenase yields the protein MQDQASPVASTKRARTLGAPLPDTVRAAVSLPDSTTVLETIDPALATTAAGWLKVESSALCGTDLDLYQQGLGHPTVMGHHVVGEIVSLSPAMQWSWDVEVGDRVALEEYLPCGLASCKACSQPDVYRFCPDADLWGGQRRVGMLGLHEGSGLHGGNAEYMELSTRTVLHKLPRDLDSNLAAWTQPFANAVDWVINIGGAKSGSRVAVIGPGYHGVAAVAAATAVGAEEIVVLGRNSRTSRDRLEIAEAMGASILINDNAETTSAALGSHGKGNGFDVIVDTVGLGGPALGTTEHLRKLGRLVLAGLGDTPVAEVNLKTLVRGASGVVGVRGRSPEAVTRSIELLAAGNTGLEHVPSIDVGLDGVDDLFRTLLDRSGPSSPHVVIRPAL from the coding sequence ATGCAGGACCAGGCCTCCCCCGTCGCCTCTACCAAAAGGGCCCGGACCTTGGGCGCACCCCTCCCCGACACTGTCAGGGCCGCCGTCTCGTTGCCGGATTCAACAACGGTGCTCGAGACGATCGATCCGGCCCTGGCAACCACCGCGGCCGGCTGGCTGAAAGTGGAATCCTCGGCCCTGTGCGGGACGGACCTGGACCTGTACCAGCAGGGCCTGGGCCATCCCACGGTCATGGGCCACCACGTTGTCGGCGAAATCGTCTCTCTCAGTCCTGCCATGCAGTGGTCGTGGGATGTCGAAGTCGGCGACAGAGTAGCGCTGGAGGAATACCTGCCCTGCGGACTGGCCAGCTGCAAAGCTTGTTCACAGCCCGACGTGTACCGGTTTTGCCCGGACGCGGATCTTTGGGGCGGACAGCGCCGGGTCGGGATGCTCGGCCTCCACGAGGGCTCCGGCCTTCACGGCGGCAACGCGGAATACATGGAGCTATCGACCCGGACAGTGCTGCACAAACTGCCCCGGGATTTGGACTCAAACCTCGCTGCCTGGACCCAGCCCTTTGCAAACGCAGTCGACTGGGTCATCAACATTGGTGGCGCCAAGAGCGGATCGCGGGTGGCCGTCATCGGGCCCGGCTACCACGGTGTCGCCGCGGTAGCCGCAGCCACCGCGGTCGGCGCCGAGGAGATCGTGGTGCTGGGCCGCAACTCCCGCACCAGCCGGGACCGCCTGGAGATTGCCGAGGCCATGGGCGCCTCCATCCTCATCAACGACAACGCCGAGACAACTTCGGCCGCGCTGGGCAGCCATGGCAAAGGCAACGGATTCGACGTCATCGTCGATACTGTCGGCCTAGGAGGACCAGCGCTCGGAACCACGGAACATCTCCGGAAGCTGGGACGTCTGGTCCTGGCCGGCCTCGGAGATACTCCCGTCGCCGAAGTGAACCTGAAAACCCTCGTACGGGGCGCGTCCGGAGTCGTCGGCGTGCGGGGCCGTTCGCCGGAAGCCGTCACCAGGAGCATCGAACTTCTTGCCGCCGGAAACACCGGCCTGGAGCACGTACCCAGCATCGACGTCGGTCTGGACGGCGTCGACGACCTGTTCCGCACCCTGCTGGACCGGTCAGGGCCCAGCAGCCCGCACGTCGTCATCCGGCCTGCGCTCTAA